The following proteins are encoded in a genomic region of bacterium:
- a CDS encoding slipin family protein: MGSALIAIPKWQHLIGLGVAYWVLLRFAFAGAVVWPLHWSAYLGLLAAASVQIAQQWEKGVVLRLGKFRSLKGPGFFAILPLVERVDAYIDHRVRCTDFRAETTLTRDTVPVNVDAIAFWLVWDAKMSVLEVENFVEAVILSAQTALRDAIGRHELSEMLADREKIGHQIQQVLDRKTDPWGITIQSVEIRDVVIPKGLEDAMSRQAQAERERQSRVILGTAETEIAEKFAKASEAYQNNPVALHLRAMNMVFEGLKQKGSMIIVPSSAVETMGLGALGGLTAFGRPLPGGAAPAPEEETAG; encoded by the coding sequence ATGGGCTCGGCGCTGATCGCGATCCCCAAGTGGCAGCACCTGATCGGCCTCGGCGTCGCGTACTGGGTGCTCCTGCGCTTCGCCTTCGCGGGCGCCGTCGTCTGGCCCCTGCACTGGTCGGCCTACCTGGGCCTGCTCGCGGCCGCCTCGGTGCAGATCGCGCAGCAGTGGGAGAAGGGCGTCGTCCTGCGGCTCGGCAAGTTCCGCAGCCTGAAGGGACCCGGCTTCTTCGCGATCCTGCCCCTGGTGGAGCGCGTGGACGCCTACATCGACCACCGCGTGCGCTGCACCGACTTTCGCGCCGAGACCACGCTCACCCGGGACACGGTGCCGGTCAACGTGGACGCCATCGCCTTCTGGCTGGTCTGGGACGCCAAGATGAGCGTGCTCGAAGTGGAGAACTTCGTCGAGGCGGTCATCCTCAGCGCCCAGACGGCGCTGCGCGACGCCATCGGCCGCCACGAGCTGTCCGAGATGCTCGCCGACCGCGAGAAGATCGGCCATCAGATCCAGCAGGTGCTCGACCGCAAGACGGACCCCTGGGGCATCACGATCCAGAGCGTCGAGATCCGCGACGTGGTGATCCCCAAGGGCCTCGAGGACGCGATGAGCCGCCAGGCCCAGGCCGAGCGCGAACGGCAGAGCCGCGTCATCCTCGGCACGGCCGAGACCGAGATCGCCGAGAAGTTCGCCAAGGCGAGCGAGGCCTACCAGAACAACCCCGTCGCCCTGCACCTGAGGGCGATGAACATGGTCTTCGAGGGCCTCAAGCAGAAGGGCAGCATGATCATCGTGCCCTCCTCGGCCGTGGAGACGATG